The region GTGGCCCGGGGGCACTTGCCCGGCTGGGCGCTCCGGGGGCTCTATCCGGCCGTGcgctccggggggggggggggcactgccCGGCCGTGCGCTCGGGGGGGCACTGCCCGGCTGAGCGCACCGGGGGGGCACTGCCCGGCTGAGCGCTCCGGCCGCATGCTCCAGCGGCGGTTGGCaccccccggggcccggcccagGACCTAGAGCTTCTGGGGGACGGGCTCGGTGCGCACCTGGTGCAGCCTCACCTCCTTGGCAGGCCCGGCGCCCTTGGGGCCCAGCGCCGCGCACTGGCGCCTCTGCAGCCGCCACGCTACGGCCACCAGCACCGCGGCCAGGGCCAGGGCGCCCAGGACGATGCCGACCAGCGCCCCGGGGGAGACGCCCCTCACGGCGGGCCGGGCCGTTGGGGAGGCGATGGAGGTCGGCGGCGTCGACGAAGGCTCCCCCGAGCCGGCGTCCTCGTTGGCCCCGTCGCCGTCGTCCGGGCCGTCGGGCAGGCAGACCCCTTCCCTCGAGGGGTCCAGCCTGAAGCCGTCGTGGCAGGAGCACTCGAAGCTGCCGGGCAGGTTCCGGCAGCCCTGGTCGCAGCTGCCCGACCAACACTCGTCCACGTCGCTGCATACGTTGCCGCCCTCGGCCTCGGGCTTCTCCTCCAGGATGTAGCCCGTCGGGCAGGAGCAGGCGCCCCCGGGGCTGGGGTCGCAGTCGGCCGGGCACTGGGTCTGGTTACAGAAGAGGACACAGCTCTCGGGCCGGTCGGATTGCGGCGCGAAGCCCGGGGCGCACTCGCAGCGGGGCAGGCCGTCGGGCTGGACCAGGCACTGGTACTCGCAGCGGAGGCTGGCGCAGTCGGGTGGCACGCAGTTGCCGTTCTCCAGGCGGTAGCCCGGGTGGCACTCGCAGCGGAAGCCGCCCATTTCGTTGATGCAGACCTGCGGGCACGGGGACGGGCCGAGCACGCAGTCGTCGATGTCCACGCAGGTCCGGCCGTCGGCGCCCAGCGTGAAGCCCGAGTCGCACATGCACTGGAAGCTGTCGGAGCCGTGGGGCACGTCGAGGCAGTACTGCTCGCACTTGCCCGAGCAAGGGTCGCCTTGCGGCCCGCAGGAGCGCCCATCGTCCAGCAGGGCAGCCCCCTTGGGGCACTCGCACTTGGGCCCGCCGGGTTCCCGCTTACAGGTGCCCTGGCAGCCGCCCCGCTCCAAGCTGCAGTCCCAGGGCCCCGGACCCGCGCGGCCCCAGCGAAGCCCCTCCCCGTGTCCCTGCCCCCCGCACGTCAGCTCCAGGCCCAGCTGGCCCACGAAGGCCACGCTGTCGGGGGGCAGCGACTGGAAGTCTGCCCCGCTCCCGCCGAACGGGGTGGAGTAGAGGGCGCCGGCCGCCGGGGCCAGGGCCTGGCAGGAGTCGGGGTAGTTGTACTCGCACAGGAAACCGACGGAGTCCGCGTCGCAGGGCCGCGCATCCCAGACCGGGTCCCGCTCGTCCTCGCTGAGCGGGGAGGCGGGGACGGCCACGCACAGCGGCCCGCAGCCCGCCCCGTCCGGGTTCCGCCACTTGCTGTAGCTAGTGTTGCGGTCGCCCGTGACCCAGCTGAAGCCCCGCAGGGGCCCGTCCTGCCGGCGGCCGCAGGCGTGGGCGTCCAGCTTCAGGCCGATCCACAGGCGGCCGCCGGGGGTCCGGGCCGGGGCCccctgctgcagcagcagcagggcgaTCACGTCTGCGGCCACGGAGGAGCGCACGGTCATCAGGTGGCCCCCGCGGCTCTCGCACAGCCGGGCCGCCCCCTCGAAGGACGCGGCCGTCCAGAAGACGGCGAAGCAGTCAGGCCCGATGCACTGGCTGCCCGCAGGAGCCTGGTCCGAAGCCGCCGGACGCTGGGGCAGCGCCCGGGCCGGGGCCAGGAGCCACAGCGGCCAGAGCGGGAGCATGGCTCCGGGAGAGGCGCGGGGGAGCCGGGCTGTTGGGGTGGAGGGACCTCGGGCCCGGCCGCaggggggaaaggggcagagggagcccgctccaggcagggcagggcagggctgctTGTCTGGCCCGCCCGGAGCCGCGGGCCGCCGCTTTATAGGGCCTCGgccgggagggaaggggaaggaaggcgaGGCGGGGGCGGGGAAGGGCAGGGCCCGGGCTCCGTGTCTAGCAGGAGCCCCCGCCCCGAGCGTGCGGAGCCGGGGGGGCGTTCCCAAACCGCAGCTCCTCCCCGCAAGGCCGAGCCGGGACGGGCTGGAGAGGGGCCGCAGGGAGGCCGTAcctcatcccagctcccccactcgtcggctgggtggctttgggccagtcactcacttatctcacttaacttctcggtgcctcagttacctcatctgtaaaattgggattgagactgtgagccccacgtgggacaacctgattaccttgtatctgcccccacagagcttagaacggtgctttgcacagagtaagcgcttaacaaataccattattattattattattgctctctgttcctcagttacctcatctgaaaaatggggattgagactgtgagccccacgtgggacaacctgaccaacttttaactaccccagctctgagaacagtgcttggcacatagtaagcgctgaaaaaataccatcattactattattatccccgcCACCCAAGGAAAGCAGCAATCGGGTGGGGAGCCGGGAGGGACCACCCCGCTCTGGATATCGCGTCCCGCATCCAAGGCAGGAGAAGGCTGCGCTCCCAgagctccttccccagcccccaactTGGCTGCGGAGCCCCAGAAACAGGCGATGGAAGGCCAGGACTAGGGACACAATCGATTTCCCCCCTTCCCGGAGCGTGGGTCCGGGCTCGGGGAGCGGGCTAGTTAGGTCG is a window of Tachyglossus aculeatus isolate mTacAcu1 chromosome 1, mTacAcu1.pri, whole genome shotgun sequence DNA encoding:
- the THBD gene encoding thrombomodulin, producing the protein MLPLWPLWLLAPARALPQRPAASDQAPAGSQCIGPDCFAVFWTAASFEGAARLCESRGGHLMTVRSSVAADVIALLLLQQGAPARTPGGRLWIGLKLDAHACGRRQDGPLRGFSWVTGDRNTSYSKWRNPDGAGCGPLCVAVPASPLSEDERDPVWDARPCDADSVGFLCEYNYPDSCQALAPAAGALYSTPFGGSGADFQSLPPDSVAFVGQLGLELTCGGQGHGEGLRWGRAGPGPWDCSLERGGCQGTCKREPGGPKCECPKGAALLDDGRSCGPQGDPCSGKCEQYCLDVPHGSDSFQCMCDSGFTLGADGRTCVDIDDCVLGPSPCPQVCINEMGGFRCECHPGYRLENGNCVPPDCASLRCEYQCLVQPDGLPRCECAPGFAPQSDRPESCVLFCNQTQCPADCDPSPGGACSCPTGYILEEKPEAEGGNVCSDVDECWSGSCDQGCRNLPGSFECSCHDGFRLDPSREGVCLPDGPDDGDGANEDAGSGEPSSTPPTSIASPTARPAVRGVSPGALVGIVLGALALAAVLVAVAWRLQRRQCAALGPKGAGPAKEVRLHQVRTEPVPQKL